In one Macaca fascicularis isolate 582-1 chromosome 6, T2T-MFA8v1.1 genomic region, the following are encoded:
- the FAM174A gene encoding membrane protein FAM174A, translating into MKASQCCCCLSHLLASVLLLLLLPELSGPLAVLLQAAEAAQGPGPPDPRPRTLPPLPPGPTAAQQPGRGLAEAAGPQGSEGGNGSSPVAGLEADDHGGKAGEGSVGGGLAVSPNPGDKPMTQRALTVLMVVSGAVLVYFVVRTVRMRRRNRKTRRYGVLDTNIENMELTPLEQDDEDDDNTLFDANHPRR; encoded by the exons ATGAAGGCCTCGCAGTGCTGCTGCTGTCTCAGCCACCTCTTGGCTTCcgtcctcctcctgctgctgctgcctgagCTAAGCGGGCCCCTGGCAGTCCTGCTGCAGGCAGCCGAGGCCGCGCAAGGTCCTGGGCCTCCTGACCCTAGACCACGGACATTGCCGCCGCTGCCACCGGGCCCTACCGCTGCCCAGCAGCCGGGCCGTGGTCTGGCTGAAGCTGCGGGGCCGCAGGGCTCCGAGGGAGGCAATGGAAGCAGCCCTGTGGCCGGGCTTGAGGCGGACGATCACGGAGGGAAGGCCGGGGAAGGCTCAGTGGGTGGCGGCCTTGCTGTGAGCCCCAACCCTGGCGACAAGCCCATGACCCAACGGGCCCTGACCGTGTTGATGGTGGTGAGCGGCGCGGTGCTGGTGTACTTCGTGGTCAGGACGGTCAG GATGAGAAGAAGAAACCGAAAGACTAGGAGATACGGAGTTTTGGACACTAACATAGAAAATATGGAATTGACACCTTTAGAacaagatgatgaggatgatgacaaCACATTGTTTGATGCCAATCATCCTCGAAG